A segment of the Sphingopyxis sp. OAS728 genome:
GTACGCGCCGAACTCGGGCCATGGCATCGCTCTGCCCTTCGCGAAGCCCGCCCATAGCTCGTGCACCCGGTCGGCGAGCGCCTGTGGCGGGTCCATCCCCGCGAGCCCGCGCGGCCCGGTGACGCTCGGGAGCGTCTTGAACACGAAGGGCATCTCGATCCCGTGGCACGCGCCAAGCTCACCGTCGCACGCGGGCGAGCGCCAGTCGAACTCGTACATCCACGTTTTGCCCTGATGCGCCGCGGCATATTGGCGCGCGGGCCAGCGGAAGACGAGGTCGTTCATCGCGTCGGTCAGCGCCTCGCCCGGCCGCACGCCCTGTTGCTTGTAACCATAGGCCTTCAGCACCGCCTTCGCCTGCGGATGCGACCGCCCGAGCAGCCAGCGCGCGAGCAGCCCGCCGATCTTCTTCCGCACCCCCGTGGGCACGAAATAGAGGTTCATCTCCTCGGCATTGGTGCCGATGACAACTTCCACCTCGCGGCCGGCCCCTTTGCGCAGCGCGTCGACCGGCTTTTCGGGAAGCACATCGTCGCCATAGACCGGAATGAAGCGGCTGATCCCATACACCGGCTCGCACCCGTCTTTCCCCCGCAAATCCACCGCCCAAGGCTTCGCCACCTTCTCGATCGCATCCATCGCCGCCGCATGCGAAACCCCGCGAAACCCGTCGGCATCGGGGGCGATACGCAGCACCTTCGCCAACTTCCGCACCAAGTGCTGCGCCACCTCGATCTCGCGCACCATCGCGCCATGGCCGCTCTGGATGATCGCACGCCGGAACAAGCCCTTCGCGAGCGGTGAGGTCACGAGGTCGGCGATCGCCATCGCACCCGCGCTTTCGCCAAAGACGGTGATGTTGGCGGCGTCACCCCCGAAGCGCGCGATATTGCGCTGCACCCATTCGAGCGCAAAAAGCATATCGCGCAGGCCCAGATTGGTCGGCGCCCCGGGCACAGGCAGGAAGCCATCAATGCCCATGCGGTAGTTGATCGCGACGCACACGATGCCCGACGCGGCAAAAGCGCTGCCGTCGTGAACCGCCGCATCCTTGCAGCCACCGACGAAACCGCCGCCGTGGATGAAGACCATCACCGGCGCCCCATTGGCGTCCTTTGGCGCCCAGACATTCAGCCGAAGATAGTCGCCATCGCGGCCGTCGCTGCCCGGACCGACGAGCGGCGTGGGGTCGACCATGGGGAAAGACTTGATCCGGTGCGGCGCCGCAGGCCCCGGATCATCCATATCGCGCACACCCTCCCACGACAGCGGCGGACGGGGAAGTTCGAAACGCGCGGGTGGCGCCGCATAGGGGATGCCGAGGAAGCGCACCACCTGGCCATCAATTCGGCCGCGTATCGCGCCGCCATCGATTTCGATGGGCGCACCATATTGTTCTGCAGCAATCATTCCAGCGGCATATCACCTGTCATGGCGACGCGCCTATGATCACTGATATGCCCAGCGGATGAAGAAATATGCCCGGATGCGGGGGCGGAGCCCGATGCCCCGCCCCTCGCGCGCCTAGAACCGCACCCGGAAACCCGCACTCCCTTTCAGATTATACCCGGCGCCGAAATCGGCGATGGCCGTATCGCCCGAAACTTCGGTGTAGAGGGTGAAGCGGTCGTTGCCCCAGCTGTAGCTGCCGCCAAGCCCCAGTTCGCCCGACAGGCGGTGGTCGCGATTGGTGATCGGCGTTCCCGACACATCGGCCTCGGCCCCGTCGAGCCATTCATAGTTGAGGTTCATCACGCTGTAGAGGCGCGTGCGGCGGATGTCGCCCGCCCGACCCTTCCAGCTCGTCTGATGATCGATCGCGATGCCCCAGCGAGTCTTCAGGCTTTCGCCCTTCGCCGCCGAAACCGACGCATCGGCCGGATCGGCGAAGCGGTCGAAATCGACCTTGGCATAGCTCATCTGGACCTGCGGCGTGATCGAGAGATTGCGCCCGACCGGCGTCTGCTTGCCGAGCTCGAGGCTGAAGGCTTGGCCGTCACCCTTATTACCCTGCGCAAGCGACCCGAGGATGTTCGATTCGAGGTCGCTGTCGAACCAGCTGAGCTTGACCTGACCGTCGACGTAAAAGCCCTGCGGCCCGTACCAGGTCATCGTCGCGCCGACGCCATAGCCCTGCGTGTCAATGGTGCCGTTGCCGAAGATCGACGTCACCGCGCTGTCCGCCTTGCCATAATGCGCGGTCAGCCCGCCGACGAGCGCGGCGCCGTCGCTGCGCTCTGCCAGCACCGAGTCGAGGCCGAGCTGCGCCTGCCATTGGTCGACCTTGCGATCGGCACCGCTGGTCGAAACGAGCGCCTCCGGACGCTGGCGTTCGGATTCGAAACGGCCCCACAGGCCCGCACCGGCGACTGACGACGCGGCCCACGACCGGTTGCCGACGCGCTGCTGCAAGGTCGGCAGGCGGTTCAGCGACTGTAGCGCGCCGACATAGGCCTCGTACACCGGAACGCCCGGCTGATAGAGCGGACCTTCGGGATTGCCAGCGCCATCGAGCCGCGACGAACGCAGGTACCAGTCGCCATCCTGCGGCGTCGACACGCCATTCTTGTAGAGGCGATAGCCATAGGCGCCCGCGATCACCGCCTGCTGGCCGTCGAACAGATAATCCCCGTCGAGCGTGAAATTGCCGTTCGATGCACCGGCGACGTCGACGATCTTGATTCCCTCGACGGTCTGCGCGCCGAGGCCGCCGCGGTTGATCACCGTCACCCGCGTATTGCCCGAGGTCGCGCCGTTCACGACCAGGCGATCGGCCGCCGACGTATCGCCGCCGAGTTCCGCCTCGATCTCGAGCACGCCGCCGTTGCCGGCATAGTCGCCCGTGACGGTCAGCGAGCCAATACCGCTGCCCGGTGCGACGATACCCGCGTTGACAATGCTACCAACGCGCCCGGCGCCTTCGAGCCGGCCCGCCGAGGCAACAGTCACCGGTCCGCCAAGGCTTCCCTGCACCGAGAGCGTGCCGCCCGTGACGTTCGTGCTTCCGCCAAAACCGGCATTGTCCGCCGTGACGAGCAACGTGCCCGCGCCATTCTTGGTCAGCACCCCGGCGCCCGAGAACAGGCCATTATAGGTAAAGACCGTATCGGCAGCGGCCGTGATCGTCCCGCCGCTCGCGACGACGATGTCGCGCGCGCTTGTAACGCTGGAGCTCGTTTCGAGCGTGCCTCCGTCGAGCGTCACATCGCCATCCGCTGCGCCGAGGTTCGCGTCGCTCGAGATGCGCAGCGTACCTCCCGCGATCAACGTGCCGCCGGTGTAGCTGTTCGTGCCGCCGAGAACGAGCGTGCCCGCGTCGGATTTGACGAGTTGCGCCGCGCCGCTGAGCGCCGAATTGATCGTCGCGGTGAAGCCTGCGCCCGCGACGCTGCCGTCGCCGACGCGGATCGTTGCAGTCGCATCGGTCAGGGTGATGCCTCCGCCCGTGATCACATAATTATTCGCAGCGAACTGCATCCCGGCCGCCGACACAACGCCGAGGCTGTTGTCGACCGTGACCGTTCCGCCGGTGCCACCGAAGATCGCAAAGGCACCGTCCGAATAGGCGGCGTTGATCGCGCCATTCGCGCCCGTCCAGCCGTCGTTGCCGCCGCTGTTCTGCCACACGCCGTTGCCGCCGTTGATCACGCCATTATTCTTCGGCCCGCCCGCGCCATCCCAGAAATTGAGCGTCAGCCCTGCCGAATTTACGAGATTGACCTGTCCCGCGATCGAGGTCTGCACATTGGCATTCGCACCCGTCGGCAGCGTGCCGAGAGTGACGCCATTGTTGGTCAGCGTGCCGCCATAGTTGAACATGCGATAGACGCCGACGTCGAACGCCCCGCCCGTCGGGACGCCGACGTTGATCACGCCATCGAGGACGAGATTGCCGCCGACGTTGACCAGATCGTTGAGCGCGCCGCCCACGACCCCGGCCGCGCCGAAGTCGAAGTCGAGCTGCGTCGTCGCCGACAGCGACAAATTGCCGCCGATCGTCAACGTTCCGGCCGAGCCGGCGCCCGGCGCCAACGTAGCGCCGTTGCCGATCACGACATTGCCGCCGATCGTGCCGATGCCGCCCAGCGTCGCGCCCGCAAGGACGCTGGTCGTCCCGGTCGCTGCGGCATAATTGCCGTTCACGAACATCGTACCGTCGGCGACCGTTGCGCCGCCATAGGTGCCGTTGCCGCCAAGGATCAGCATGCCGGCGCCGCTCTTTGTAAAGCTGCCCGCGCCCGAAAGCGCGCCTGCGAGCGTCAGCGTCGTCCCCGCATCGGTGCGGAAACCGCCGGTACCGATCAGCTCGACACCCCGCGCCGAGGCAAAGGTCGCCGCCGTTTGCAGCGTGCCGCCGTCAAAGCGGAGCGCCCCGCCGCCCAGATTGGCGTCGGCGCCGATTTGCAGCGTGCCGCCGTTGATCGACGTATCGCCGGTGTAGCTGTTGGTGCCCGTCAGGACGAGCGTCCCTGCGTCGGTCTTGACCAGCCCGGCCGCGCCCGTCAGTTCGGCATCGATCGTTGCGACATAGGCCGCGCCCGCCGCAGTGCCGTCACCGACACGGATCACCGCCTGCGCGCCGTCCAGCCTCAGCGCGTCGCCGGTGATGCGATAACCGTCCGTCGCGAACTGCATCCCCGAGGCGCCGACCGCGCCGAGGCTGTTGTCGATCGTCACCGTTCCGGCGTTGCCCGAGAAGATGGCGAAGGCGCCATCATCATAGCCCGCGTTGACCGCACCCGTGATGTCGGCCCAATTGTCGTTGCCGAGGCCGTTCTGCCAGGTGCCGTCGCCGCCGTTCACGGCATTGTCGAACTTCGGCCCGGCCGCGCCATCCCAGAAGTTGAGTGTCGCCGATCCCTTGTTGATCAGGTTCACTTCGCCCGCGATCGACGTCTGTACCTGTGCGTTGGCGCCCGCGGGCATCGTCCCGAGCACGAGACCGTTGTCGGTCAGCGCGCCGGCATAGTTGATGATACGATAGAGGCCGATATCGAATGCACCGCCCGTCGGCACCGCCACGTCGAGCGTGCCGTCGAGGACGAGGTCGCCGCCGACGTTGACCACGTCGTTGAGCGGACCGCCGACATCGTTCGCGCGGCCGAACTCGAAGCCGAGCGTCGCTCCCGCAGCGAGCGCGAGATTGCCGTTGATCGTCAGCGTACCGGGCGCGCCCGCGCCGGGGGCGAGTGTCGCGCCGCTGTTGACGAACATATTGCCGCCGATGATGCCTGTCCCGCCCAGCGTCGCGCCTGCGCCGACGTTGGTCGCGCCCGTCGCGGCCGACTGGTCGCCATTGACGAGCAAGGTGCCCGCACTGACGCTGGTCGTCCCGCTATAGCTGTTGCTGCCAGTCAGGATCGTCGTGCCCGAACCATTTTGGTCGACCCCGCCGCTGCCCGAAATCAGACCCGCGAAGGTCTGGGTGTCGGCGCGACTGAAGACGAGCAGGCCATTGTTGACGATGTTGCCCGCGATCGAGCCCGAGGTGCCTCCATTGCCGAGTTGCAGCGTACCCCCCGCGATCGTCGTGCCGCCGGTGAAGAGATGGTCGCCGGTGAGGATCGTCCTTCCCGAACCCATCTGCTCAAGCGAACCGCCGCCCGAAATCAGTCCGGCAAAGATCATATCGTCCGACCGGTTGAACGCAATAACGCCGTCGTTGACGACATCGCCGGTGATCGCGCCGCCGGTCCCGCCGCTGCCGATCTCCAGCCGTCCGGCGCGGATCGCCGTATCGCCGGTGTAGACATTGTTCGCCGTCAGGACGAGCGTGCCCGCTCCGTCCTTGGTCAGGCTGCCCGCGCCCGAAACGACGCCCGCAAGCGTCAGACCCGCATCGGTCAGGAAGGTCGCATCGCCGTCAAGGTCGACCGTGCGGTTCGAAACCACCGCAGCGGTCGTGTGCAAGGTGCCACCCCCGAACGACAGTCCGCCCGCCGCATCGCCAAGGTTGGCGTCGGACGAAATGCGGAGGGTGCCGCCGTTGATCGCGGTGCCGCCGGCATAGCTGTTGGCACCCGACAGGACGAGCGTGCCCGCGTCGGTTTTGACCAGCATGGCGGTGCCGGTCAGATCGGCGTCGATCGTCGCGGTATAGCCCGCGCCCGCGGTGCTGTTGTCGCCGACCCGGACGAGCGCCTGCGTACCCGTCAGCGTCAGCGTGTCGCCGGTGACGACATAGCCGTTGCTGGCGAACTGCATGCCCGAGGTCAGGACGTTGCCGCCGCTGTTGTCGATCGTGACGGTGCCCGGCGCCGCGGCGAAGACCGCGAAGCTGTCCTGCGCATAATCGGCGTTGATCTCCCCGTTCGCGTTGGTCCAGTTGTTCGAACCACCGGCGACGCGCCACACGCCATCGCCGCCGTTGAGCGCACCATCATGCTTGGGTCCGGCAGCGCCGTCCCAAAAGCTGAGTGCGAGACCCTGCGAATTGACAAGGTTCACCTGACCCGCGACCTGGGTTTGGACCAAGACGCCCGCGGCACCGCCGGGAATTGCACCAAGGGTCAGACCATTGTCGGTCAGCGCGCCGCCATAGTTGAATATGCGGTAGATGCCGGGGCCGAAGGTCCCGCCCGCCGGGACCGTCACATTGATCGTTCCGTCGAGCGTCAGGTCGCCGCCGACATTGACCAGATCGTTGAGCGCGCCGCCCGGGACATCGGCCTGTCCGAACTCATAATTCAGGATCGAACCGCCGGCGAGCGACAGATTGCCATTGATCGTCAGCGTGCCTGCGCTTTCGCCGGGCGCAAGGATCGCGCCGTCGAGCATCGCAACATTGCCGCCGATGGTGCCCGTACCGCCAAGCGTCGCGCCCGACAGGACCGTCATTGCCCCGGTCGCAGCCGACTGGTCGCCATTGACCAGAAGGGTACCCGCGTTGACGAAGGTTGCGCCCGCATAGCTGCTGGCGCCGGTCAGCGTCAGCGTGCCGAGACCATCCTTGGTCAGCCCGCCCGCGCCGGTGAAGCGCGGCGCGATGCCGATGTCGTGGCCGTCGGTATCGACAATGCCGCCGTTCGCGCCGAGCGTGATGTCGAGCGTATCAAAGTCGTTGAAGAAGCCCCCATTATCCGCGGTCGCGCGCAGCACGCCGCCGTCGAGAGTGACGTTAGCGTCGCCCAGCCCACGCACAAATCCTGAGGTTTCCAGAACCGCACGATTATTCGTCGGCCCCTGCAGGATCAGCGTTCCACTGACGCCCGCCGCCCCGCCGAGATAGATCCCGCCTTCAGATCGAACTAGGCCGCCATTTTCGATGAGCAGCGAACCGTTCGCCTGATTGCCGATGGTCAGATTGAAGGTCGTCACCTGCCAGCTTGATCCGGCGCCCGTCACGACCGCGCTGCCGGTGGCGTTGGCACCGATATAGCCCTGATTGCTGACGGCGCTTGCACCATTTTCGATGCGCAACGTTCCGGAACCGAAGCTGCCAACAGTCAATTGCTGGCTGTTGACCCATGACGTTCCCGCTCCGGACAGGATGGCGTCGCCATGCGACGACGTCCCGACGACCCCGTCATTGCTCGTGACCGTGGCACCATTTTCGATGCGCAGCGTGCCGGCGCCGGAACGACCGACGTTGATCCGTCCACTGTTTTCCCACAGCGAGCCGGCCCCGTCGACCAGCACCAGGCCGATCCCGTTGCCACTCGCGCCGATCTGTCCGCCGATGCTGACGACCTTGCCGCCGTCGGTGATGTTCAACGTGCCGATACCGTCGTAACCGACGAGCACATCGCCATTGTTCGTCCATGTCGAGGCGACACCGTTGGCGCCGACGCCCGAAACATTGACGACACCCTGGCTGCCGGCGTTGGAGCCGATCCAGCCCGACTGATTGCTGACCTGACCGCCCGCGGTGATGTTCAGCGTGCCGTTGCCGAACTCGCCAATGACGATGTCGCTCGCCCCGGTCCATGTCGAGGCATTGCCGCTCGCATCCTGTCCCGAAACGGTGACCGTTCCCCGACTGCCCACATCGTCACCGATATAAGCGATATCGGCGACGGTCACGATGCCGCCGTCGAGGATGTTGAGCGTGCCCGTGCCAAGGCGGCCGACACGGAGGATGCCCGTATTTGCCCAGGTCGAGGCGTTACCGCCGGCGGCCGTACCGATGACAGTGACGATGCCCTGTTCGCCAACCTCGCGGCCGATCACACCGTCCGCATTGGTCAGCGTCCCGCCGCCCGCGAGCCGCAGTTCGCCGGCGCGCACATTGACCTCTCCGGCAAAGCTGTTCGTGCCCGTCAGGACCAGCGTGCCGAGGTCGGTCTTGATGACGTCGCCGATGCCGGTCAGGTTCGACGCGATCGTTGCGGTATAGGCCGCGCCGCCGATCGAGCCGTCACCGACGCGAATGATCGCCTCGGCCGCGGTGAGTGCGATACCGTCGCCGGCGATCACATAGCCGTCGCTCGCGAACTGCATTCCCGACGCCGCGACGGCGCCGAGTGAGCCGTCGACGGTAACCGTGCCGCCGGTACCCGAGAAGACCGCAAAGGCATCGTCGGTGAAGGGCGCGTTGGCCGAGCCGTCGAACTCGGTCCAATTGTCGTTGCCGCCGCTGTTCTGCCACAGGCCGTCGCCGCCGGTGATCGCCCCGTCGTTCTTGCCGCCATTGACGCCGTCCCAGAAACGCATGGTGAGGCCGGTCGTGTTGACCAGATTGACCTGGTTCGCGACCGAAGTCTGTACGAAATAGCCCGCATCGACATCGAGCCCGTTGTCGGTCAGCGACCCGCCATAGTTGATGATGCGATAGACACCCGGATCGAAGCTGCCGCCCGGGGGCACCGACACATTGAGCGTACCGTCGAGCGTCAGGTCGCCGCCGACCTCGATCAGATCGTTGAGCGCGCCGCCAACGACGTTCGCCTGCCCGAAGTCGACGTTGAGCGTCGCCGCCGGAGCGAGGGTCAGGTTACCCGCGATGGTGAGCCTGCCCGGAATCCCGCCGATGTCGCCCGGATTGAGGTTGCCGTCGAGAATGTCGACATTGCCGCCGACCGTGCCGGTGCCGCCCAGCGTGCCGCCCGTTGCGACAATGACGCCGCTCGTCGCGCCGCCGAGGATGCCGTCGACGAGCAACGTGCCGCCCGCGACCGACGTCGTGCCCGTGAATGCCGAGCTGTCGCCGGTGAGGCGCGTGGTGCCTGCCGCATGGCCGATCGTGCCCGCGCCCGACATGGCGTTGGCGAAGAGATAGTCGGCCTCGATATGGTTGAAGTTGAGCTCTCCGGCGCCAGGGCCGAAGCTGATGCTGCCATCGATGTAGCCAGCTGCCGCAGCAGCAGCGCCCTCGACGCCGCCGATATTGACGGTGCCGCTGGTGCCCGCATCTTCGGCGAGTGAAATACCTGTACCGCCGGTCGCCCGTCCGCCATCGGCGACCGTCAGAATGCCGTTGCCGGTGGTCGTGCCGACCGACAACAGGCCGCTGGTGGTGAAGGTCGAACCGGCGCCCGATACCAGCGCGTTCGCGCCTTGGGCGATCGTACCGATCTGCGCCGAAGCAAAGCTCGTAGTGGCCCCGTTAAGCACAGAGAACTGGCCGTTGCGCATGATGAAAGTACCGCTGCCCGTCCAGTTCGACCCGGCGCCGGTGACGGTAGCGGTGGACATGGTGGTATTGCCAGCGATCGCGCCGATAAAGGCTGCTTGGCCCGAGCGTAAGATGCCGCCATTGCTGATCATGATTGTCGAGGTCGCTGCTGTTGTGGTCGCCGCCTGAAGCTGGCCGTTGTTCGCCAATTCGACCAGCGAACCAGCACCCGAGATGTTCAGGTCCGCCGAACCCGTTCCCGCCAGCGTACGAAGCTGCATGCCGGTACCAGAGGTCGTCCGGATCACACCGCCGTTCGTGACATTGATCGTCGCGCCGCTCGGGCTGGTGACGACAGCGGAAACGCGTTGGGCATTGAGGGTCGAACCTGCGCCCGAAACGGTGAGCGAGCTGCCCTGCGCGGTCACAAGTCCCGTCGTCGCCACCGTGTTTCCGGCATTGATCCGCAGCTCGCTGCCCGGCTGGGCGGTGATGTTGCCGCCGAAATTGCTGTTGCCGGTGAGGTTCAATATCCCCGCGTCGACGGCAACCGAGCCCGTCCCGAAGAAGGAGCCGCCATAGCTGTAACTGTCGGACCGGTTGAAGGTGAGCGCGGTCGCGCTGTTGAGCATGATGTCACCCGCGAACGAACCGCTGGTGGCGCCATCGCCGATCCGCATCCCGCCCTGCGCAATTGTCGTGAGCCCGGTGTGCGCCGCATTGCCGGTGATGATCAGGGCGCCGAGACCGGTCTTGGTCAGCGACCCCGACCCGTTGGTGTTGCCCGCGAGCGTCAGCGATGTGCCGGCGTTGAAGGTCGTCGCCACATCGATCGCGCCGCTGCCGATGAAGCTGATGTCGCGGTTGGTGACGATCGGGGCGATCAATTGCAACCTGCCGCCGTCGAAGCTGATGCCGCCCGCCGCGGTGCCCAGATTGGCGTCGCCCGAGATCTGGACGGTGCCGCCGTTGAGCGCGGTGCCGCCGGTGTAGCTGTTGGCGCCGCTCAGGACCAGCGTGCCGGCGTCGGTCTTGACCAGCCGGCTCGCGCCGTTGAGATTGGCGTTGATCGTCGCGACATAGCCCGCGCCTGCCGCGGTGCCGTCGCCGACGCGGATGATCGCATCGGGATCGACCAAAGTCAGCGGTCCGCCATTGATCAAATAGCCACCCGTCGCGAACTGCATGCCCGTCGCGGTGACCGCGCCGCCGCTATTGTCGACCGTGACCGTGCCGGGCGCGCCCGCGAAAATCGCGAAGGTGCCATCGGCGTAGGCCGCGTTGATGCTACCGTCGGCGCCCGTCCAATTGTTGTCGGCGCCGCCGAGATGCCAGGTGCCGCTGCCGCCGTTGACCACATCGTCGAACTTGGGCCCGCCCGCGCCGTCCCAGAAGCTGAGCGACAGGCCGTCGCTATTGATCAGGTTGACCTGCCCTGCGACCGAGGTCTGAACGGTGACATTGCTGCCCGGCGGCATAGAACCCAGCGCGAGCCCGTTGTCGGTCAGCGTACCGCCATAGTTGAACACGCGGTAAATACCGCCGCCGAAATTGCCGCCGGTCGTCACATTGACGTTGATCGTGCCGTCGAGCGTCAGGTTGCCGCCGACGTTGACGAGGTCGTTGAGCGCGCCGCCCACGACGCCCGCCTCGCCGAATTCGAAGTTCAGCACCGAACCGCCTGCCAGCGCCAGGTCGCCGTTGATGTTCAGCGTGCCGGGGCTGTTGCCCGGTGCGAGGATGCCACCGTTCAGCACGTTGACGCTGCCGCCGATCGTCCCGTCACCGCCGAGCGTCGCGCCCGAAGCGACGGTCACAAGGCCCGTCGCGGCCGACTGGTTGCCGTTGATGCGGAGCGTACCGGCGTTGACGTTGGTCGCGTCGGCGTAGCTGTTGTTGCCGCTGAGCGTCAGGATGCCCGCACCCGACTTCGTAAGCCCGCCCGCGCCCGAAATCAGGCCACCCAGCGCAAAACTGGTTCCGGCGTCGGTCAGGATCGTGCCCGCGCCGGTCAGGCTAGCATTGCGCGCGCTCGCAAAGGATGCGGTCGTGCGCAGCGTGCCGTTCGCGAAGGTAAGACCGCCGGCCGCTGCGCCGAGGTTGGCATCGGCCGAAACCTGCAACGTGCCGCCGAGGATCGAGGTGCCGCCGGCATAGCTGTTGATCCCCGAAAGCACCGTAGTGCCCGCGCCGACCTGCCGCACAGTGCCGCTGCCCGAGATCGTCCCCGCAAAATTGACGAGGTCCGACCGATTGAAAACAAGCACGCCATTGTCGACGACATCGCCGACGATGCTGCCCGTCGTCCCGCCATTGCCAAGCTGGAGCGTGCCCGCGTCGATCGTCGTGCCGCCGGTGTAGCTGTTGGTGCCGGTGAGCACCGTCGTCCCCGTCC
Coding sequences within it:
- a CDS encoding carboxylesterase/lipase family protein, producing MIAAEQYGAPIEIDGGAIRGRIDGQVVRFLGIPYAAPPARFELPRPPLSWEGVRDMDDPGPAAPHRIKSFPMVDPTPLVGPGSDGRDGDYLRLNVWAPKDANGAPVMVFIHGGGFVGGCKDAAVHDGSAFAASGIVCVAINYRMGIDGFLPVPGAPTNLGLRDMLFALEWVQRNIARFGGDAANITVFGESAGAMAIADLVTSPLAKGLFRRAIIQSGHGAMVREIEVAQHLVRKLAKVLRIAPDADGFRGVSHAAAMDAIEKVAKPWAVDLRGKDGCEPVYGISRFIPVYGDDVLPEKPVDALRKGAGREVEVVIGTNAEEMNLYFVPTGVRKKIGGLLARWLLGRSHPQAKAVLKAYGYKQQGVRPGEALTDAMNDLVFRWPARQYAAAHQGKTWMYEFDWRSPACDGELGACHGIEMPFVFKTLPSVTGPRGLAGMDPPQALADRVHELWAGFAKGRAMPWPEFGAYRMVYQVTRGEALHEPVMPAAAFVPE